The genomic window TTACTAATTTTCATACACCAGAATCGACACTTATTGTTATGGTATCTGCTTTTGCAGGAATGGATGTTATAAAGAATATATACCAAGAGGCCATTAATGAAAAATATCGTTTTTTTTCCTATGGCGATGCAATGTTTATTTTATAAAACCCTCCCAATCTTTAAATAAGTTATTTAATTCTCCTACTTTATCAGGATCGGCGATTCCATTTTCGCCTGGTCCTGGAAATGTGGAAGAATCCATTTTATTTAATTCTTCTCTTACTCTAATCAATCTATTTATTTGTTTGTTTATTATTGATTCATAATTCAATTCATCATGATTAATTCTATAGGCTTCGTCTTCCCAGAACTGAATTCCCTCTAGAAATAAGTAGGGATAATTTTCTGTTTCCTTCGCTAATTTGACTGCTTCCACCCAATGAGGTAGAGCAAAATTATATATTTTTTCGGCTATGTCTAGACTTCTTAGAGTGATGTCTTTATAAGGGGCATTATAGAAGTAAGCTTTTTGCTTATCGAACTTATTTCCAAGTATTAGATAGTTTTCAACAATCTTTAAATGAATGTGCATATCGAATAGTTTTTGATATTTATTCCATTCTTCTTTTGTTTCAATACGCGTTAATGCATTCAACGGATTTGCAAAATCTGCATCCAAGGCTTCCTCAAGATACATAAGATTTTCCCAAGTTCTATTAGGGTAAGCATACAAATGACGATGATATAATTCATATACCTGTTCCTTGTAAGTAAGTTTATATGCCCATAACGGATGGTTAATAAATAATAGGAATAAAAAAGATGCCATTAGTTTGTTCATTACTCTAAGATTATCGGTATTTTGTTTCAAATTACTTATACTGATTTGATATCCACTAAGTTTAAATTATTATATCTGTTTTATCTAATCCATCTAAAATATGAAAAATTATTCAAACACATGTATTCATGTTTATAACTCCCTTATATAATTTGAATAATGAAAACGTCTATATATCATATATTACTGTTGATGTTTTTATCGGCAAATTTGTCGTATCCAGAGACATATCGAAAGGATATCTATATTGGAGGCAATATTACTGATGAAAATATTGAAACTGATAACTTTGATTTTATTTTTGACGATAGTTTTCCAAGTTTAAAAAGCCAAAATGACAGAGAATCTTTGAAATTTATACCAGGTTTTAAAAAACATGACAAAGAAAACAAAAACGGCTATGTCGATTATGAATGGTCAATTGTAAAAGGTTCAATTTATTACAATAAAAATGGACCCAGAAGACCAATTGAAATTAATTATAATCAAATTAACCCGACAATTGTTTACACCAACAACAGTGGTAACATTTATCCAGGTATTATCCTTCAAAATCAGAGTTTGAGTCTCATGTATAAAAGTATCAATAATGATATATTTTTTCATCATAATATACCTTTATATTCAAAGATAATGGATTATCGTATTAGCTACGATAATTTATTAACACTTTCTGCAAATTGGGGAGACTGGGGGGCTAGTGTAAATAGCAATAATAGTTTTTATCCACTTTTCAATATAAATTTTCCATTAAAAACATATAAGATTGCTTTAATTTCGAGTGAATGGAAAGAAAACTATGGTCAAACCTATCTGTCCTATACTCATACAAGCATCAATAGTTTTTATGAAATGGGAGTAGGGTTTGTTACTGATTATTTTGGATCACAACCTCCTCAGCGTTTAGAGACATTATTAATATCTAACATTATATATAAAAAATATTCCTTGAATGTAAGAACCAATTTAGGTATGGAGACTTTGGGAGGACAGATCCTAATCGATTCAAAGGTGACTGATAACTTCAAAATCGGATTGGCTATTGATAAAGACAATATTCCTTTAAATAAAGCAATTTCAACAGGATTTGTTTTTAAAATATATGATTTTGAGATAGAATTGGGTACTCAAGATAATATAATCTTATCATCATTATCATACACTAGGAGTTTTTAGGTGTTAGACTTAATTAGAGACAATTGGGTTATGTTATTACCAATATTAGTTCTTTCCATTATTGGTATCTCTCTTATTCTTGAAAGAACCTTTTTTTATTTATATACCAATGCATTATCATCTAAAAAATTTAATATTGTCAAAAATCTTTTAAGAATTGGAAATTTACATCAACTAAGAGATACCGTAAAAGATCAACATTCCGCAATTGATAGTTTGATTCTAACTTTTATGTCTAGACAAGATAGTACTTCTGAAGTTCTTGTACCTATTTTAGAAGCTTCCGCCATGGAATGGAAAAATAAATTATCAAAAAATATCAATATTCTTTTAGCGATCTCTAATATTTCCACACTTTTAGGTTTATTAGGTACTGTAACTGGAATGATCTTAACCTTTTATAACATGAAAAATACAGGAGCTTCCGACCCTAGTTCTCTTGCAGGAGGTATATCGCAAGCCTTGATAACTACAGCAGCAGGACTACTTGTGGCCATTCCTAATTTATTTGCTTATTACGGTTTTTCCGAGACATTAGATAAAAGATTAGATGAATTGGATATTTTGATTAATGAATTGATAGCATTTAGGAGCAACTAGAACTAATATGCGAAGATTAAGTCTTAAAAGAAAACAAAATCATGATAAAAGTCTTCCCTTAACACCATTAATAGATATGGTCTTTCTAGTAATGATATTTTTTATCATAAATACTAGTTTTTCCTTAACTCCAGTTCTTGATATAAAACTTCCAAAAGCAAGTAGTAGCAAGCCTGATTTGACCGAAAAAGAAATTTCAATATATGTACGAGCTACAGGATCAATAGTGATTGATGATGAGGAGTATAATACAGAAAGTCTTCTACAGGCTTTAGTTGATAAAGAAAAAGAAATTAAGATATACATCTATTCAGATGAATTTACATCTTATGGTAAGGTCCTGAATATCTTGGACGTATTGAGGTCTAATGATTTTGTAAATGTATTTTTAGTTACCGATAAGAAAATAGGGAATGAATAGATTATTCATATATACAACATTTACTTCAATAGTTTTTCACTCTATAGTAATTTTGGTGTTAATTTTATTAAAAATTAATACTTCTACTGATCAAGTAATCCCAATAAATATGATATCTAGTAACAAATCAATAACTTCAAACACGGATACGTTAAGAAAGAGAAATGAAAATAATGGTTTCTTAGCACAAGAGAAGGATTTTGATATATCCAACTTACCTTCTGATTTCGAGAATGTAGAATCAACAACTTCAATTAAAAAATATTTGGTAGATAATAAAGCATTTCAAATCATGTCTAAATCAGAGAATAATTTTTTTGCTATGGATACAGAAATAATAAGTAATACATCACAAGATATTATTAGTACCAACAATGACGTTAATTCAAAATATAGTATTGTTTTCGAACCAGACTTTAAATTCATAAATCATAATGATAATATAAATGAAAGTAGGGATATTGAGATTGATGTCATTATTAATACCTCAGGATATGTTGAAAATTATAAGATAGCAACAACTGGAAATCCTGATTTGGATGCAAGTTTGGAAGAATATATCAGAGAGTTAGTTTTTAGTCCTTACATAGGTGAAAGAAAATATACTATAGAATTTAATTTGAAAGTTGGTATTAAAAGTATATATGAAAAATAAAACTTTTAATATTAATATTAATATTGGAACCATTATAGTAATTGTAGCAATAATACTTTCATCTTTATGTACTTATCCTTTAATAAAAAGAATCCAATTACTATTTAATGAAGGTAAAAACAATGCGATTCTTCGTTTAGAAGATAAAACAGGTTATAGCATTTCATATGAAAGCATCTCACCTTCCATTTTCCGTAATTTTAGGATTAAGTCTCTTAAAGTTGTTGATCCGATAACGAAAACTCAATTATTATCAGTAAATAGTGTTAGAGTTTATTATAATATATTTAAGCTGATTGCTCGCGATTGGGATGGTTTTGTTGATGAAGTACGTTTTGAAAACACCACCTTAAATCTAGATTTAAATAAAAAGAGTGAAAATGGAAATACTAACTCAATTAGCCCATTAAGTAATATAAAATTACCAGAGGGAATAAACATTTCTGGTAAAAATATATCTGTCAATATTCTTTACCGTGCATATCAGATCTCATTAGATGATTTATTCTTTCGTTTGGAAGATCGTGAATCAAATTATAGAACACAGGTATCCAGTAACGTAATTATAACAAATATTCAGACACAAACTCATATATTGGATTCTAAACTACGTATTTCAGGGGCAACTGGTAAGAAATTGACTTGGACTAACTGGAATACAGAAATAAAGAAAACAAAATCAGATTATTTTATTATAGAAGATCAGAATATATATTTAGAATATTTTGAGAATAAAATTCACATTCAAAAGACAAGAGATAAGTTACCCCTGGATTTACAGTTTAATTATAGTTTAATAGATACGAAATGGTCGTTGAAGATATTAAGTGAGAAATTTAGATTAAACAACATTGTTAAGTTTATTGGTAAGTTAGACTTTATAAATGGATATGATTTAGATAACTTTACACTTGATGCTTCAATTTCAGGAAATTGGAAACAGAAAACTATAGAATATTCTGCGTCTGGTTCTTTTGATTCATACTTAACTTCATTATTTAAAGATAGTCATATTGATCTAGACATTAATGGCTCTCGATTTTTGACAAATGTCAATAGTTTGCATTTATCCAGTCAGAATGGAGAAATAGTATATTCTGGTAACTTGGATTGGAAAAATCAATTACCCGATGGCGTTGTTCATTTACAGTCAGTACTTATCCCTGGTTTGTTTAAAAGAATTGATACAAGTCTATTAATTAATTCTAAATCTTCTAATAAAATTATAATCACATCTGATTTAATAAATGTTGGTACTACAATTATAGATAGTTTCAGTTTGGATATTTTTAAAATTAAAAATACTTTGTTAGCTACTGGATCGATAGATATTCCAATACTCGATACGGCTTCCAATATTGATTTTGAATTTAATATAAATCTGGATGATCTCAATAGTATCATGGGTTATGCCAGCGTAAAAGAATTACCTATTAGTGAAATTTATAAGATAGCTGTACCCGATAAGTCTTTTAATTTAGATTATTACACTGCTTTGTCCAAATATAATTATAATAGTGATATTTTTTTAAGAATCAACAAAGGTTCTTTTTTGATTAGCTCTTTGTCAAACAAAATAAATAACTCCATTGATAAGAATGATAATATAAATTTGTCATTTTCAATATCAAATAATATCATAAGTATTAGTGATATTAATATTTCATGGTTTGATAAGAGTATAAAAGGGGAAATAAAGCTAGAAAAAGATGATCATAAGTACAATATAAGAAGTCAATTAAACTGGCTTGGAGAATTATATGTCTATACTGGTGAATACCATTGGAATTCTTCTAAACCTTTAACTATTAATTATTTAAATAGTGAGTTCATTAATTGGCAGAAAGATAAATTAGGTAATAATCTAATTTCTATTAATATTATAGATTTTCCTCTAGAGTTTAATAAGTTCTTTACTACAAGTTCTTTGACATCAAGTATTTATATTAACGACAAGGGAATAGAAGTAAATATAGATAGTTTAGCTACAACTATTAAGGCTCCAGTATCAAATGTTAGTACTACATTAAACATTTCTGGACGTTATAAGAAAGGAATAATTAATATAGAAAATATTTTAGTTGAGTCTGAAGAGGCGGACTTAAAAGGGCATGGTCTATTGTCTGTTACTCCTGGTGTTTTTCCTTTCGCTAATGGAGAATTGACTTTACAATCAGAATCGACAACTGAAAATATCTCTATCTCCTTAGATTCTAAAATTAGTCAAATATCGTTAAATGTTGATAGTTTGCCCGTAAGTAGATTTTTTGGTAGTCAGTGGAGTGGAAATGTTGAAGCTACAGTAAATATGACTAAAGAAGAATCATTAGTTATTAAAGGTAGTATTAAAGCTCCAGATTTAATCTATAAAAATGATTCTATACAACTTAATAGTCTTTTTAGATATGTTTCTGACAATATAGAGATTTCTAAGACTAATATAAAATACCGTCAAATGAGTTTGAATAATATTTCAGGCAACATAGCCACATCACAATTAAAAGGCACCCTTCAAGGGGATATTCTAAGTAAAATGGGTAGAGATGTTTTTCAAGGTCATCTGGACCTCAACATAGATACCATTAAATCTGAAACAACCAATAACAGAATAGGTTATATAAAAATATCAGATATTCTCCAAAGTGGTCAGATATATGATGATTGGCAACTAAATTTCTATTCTGAAAACTCTATAAATAATATTTTTTTTAATGGTGGATACAGAAACTCTATAAATGGATCATTAACAAATCTTAATACATTAAATTTTTCAATTGATAGACAATCTCCCGTAAGTCTTGACGGATATGCATTTATTAGAAATGGGTCATTAACTACTACACTTTCAAATGTAAAAGTAGAGTTATCTTGGCTAAATAATTTCTTAAATAGAAGTGATTTCGTAATCCATAATGGAGTTCTTACTGGAGAGGTTAATGTAATTGGATCAATAAATGATCCCGATTTCGATGGACATTTTATACTAACTGATTTTAATGCTCAAATTCCGTACATTGAAAAAAATCTTTTAATCGATACCTCAAATATAAAGATATCAGATAAAGAATTAGTTATCGATAATACAAATGGTCGTATAAATCGAACTAACTTGAATTTTTTAGGTACTGGATTAATTGATCATTGGATTCCCTCGTCTTATCAAATCAAAATAGACATTCTTGATAATCCTGGTATTCCATTTAGCTTTGGAAAAAACTATTTGAGTATTGATGGTGATATAAATGGAGCTGCACAAATGGAAGGAAATTTCCAGACTGCAGTAATTACAGGAGATATTACTCTTAGTAATTCTGAAATTGTATTAGGTTTAACTGATGATAGCGCTAACAATAAATCTGAAAGTACAAATTTTAAAGCTATGCTTGATATGAATGTTAAGGTTGGACCTAAAGTACAGCTGTATGCTCCAAGTAAACGTTTTCCTTTAATTAAAGGCTTTTTAACCATAGGTAATAACCTTAATTTCTACTACAATCAAAGTACAAATGAATACGCAATCCAAGGTAAATTAGCTATCGATCGTGGTGAAATAAACTATTTAAAGAGCAGAAGTTTTTATATTAAGGAAGGTATAATAACTTTAAATGAAACTAATGAGTATTTTGATCCTCAATTAGAGGTTAGAGCCGAAACTAGAGAAAAAGATAATAACGGAGATAGCTATACAATTACTCTCATACATTCTGGTTCATTATTAAACTTTAAACCTAGATTTGAATCAAACCCTCCAAAAACAGAAGCCCAATTAATGGCTCTCATGGGTTTACCAACAATATCAGAAAATGGTGATTTAATAACTTCAAATGATGATGTTTCTGTGTTGAATGAAATATCTGCTTCAGAAGTAGGAGCTGATTTAGTTGGTGATACTGTTGGTATTTTTTTAATTCGACCGTTTGAAGCAAAAATTCAAGATTTTCTTAGGCTTGATTTGTTTACATTAAGATCGGAAGTATTAAAGAAAGCTATTTTGGAAAGAGATGAAATAACATCTGTTAGTGATGTTCTTGACAATACTCGTGTTTTTTTTGGAAAATACCTTTCTGATGATATATTTCTTGAAACTATCCTTAATTTTAGGAGTTTAGATGATAGTAAAACATATCTAGAAGCTTCTGACACAATTGGAGTGGACTTGGAATTTGGCCTAACATTTGATACACCTTTGTTTCAGATCGGTTGGAATTTAGCTCCTGAAGAAGAAGATAGAGAAAATTTATATTTAAAAGATACTGTTTTCTCTTTGGAATGGAGAAAATCGTTCTAAAGATAAGAGGAGTTTTGATGCTAAAAAATAAGGTAATCGTAGTTGCTTTGTTGTTAATACCATTATACCTGTTTGCACAAGAAGACAATTCTAACTGGTATAACGGAAAAATTATTAAAGATATAAGATTTGAAGGGTTAAAAACGGTATCTAAATCTGAATTGAATGGGATAGTTAAGCCGTTTATAGATCAACCTTTTTCAGATGCTCTTTTTCGAGATCTTCAAGGTCGTCTATATGCGTTAGAATATTTTGATGGTCTTATTGTTCCTAATGCTATTCCTGGTAATGAGAGTCGTTCAAATGTAATCATCTTATTTAAAGTAAAAGAAAAGCCTTTGGTAGATAAAATTATATTTGATGGGAATGATAAGTTACGAAGATCAGAATTAATGGGTGCAATAGTTACTAAATTGGATGATATGTACAGGAAAAGTAGAGTAACATTGGATGAAGATGCTATTATCAAAGCTTATAAAGAAAAGGGTTTTGAAAAAGCCAAAGTCTCTAGTAGAGTAGAGACTGATTCTGAGAAGAACCTAATTAATTTATATTTTCAGATTGATGAAGGAATACAAACTACAATAAAAAAGATAACCTTTGAAGGGAATCGTTATGCCTCTGAAAATACACTTAAGAAATTATTAGATTCAAAGGTAAAAGGTTTTTTTAATGATGGGGCCTATCAGGATGATGTAATAGCAATGGATCGTCAAAAAATAGAATCATATTATTGGGAAAAAGGATATATCGATGCAAAAGTTGTTGATATTGAAAAAGTATATGAAGATGTTGAAGATGAAAATAGACAAGAGGTCAGTCTAAATTTTTTAATCAATGAAGGTAGTCAATTTACCTATGGTGGGACAACCTTTACAGGAAATAAGATATTCTCCTCCGAAAAATTACGAGAAGAAATAACCCTTAAAGATGGAGAAGTTTTAAATAAAAATGAATTAGAATCCGATTTTTCAAAAATTACAGACTTGTACTATGAAAATGGATATGTGTTTAATACAATTAACAAAAAAGAAGTCAGATCTGGTAGTGTTGTTTCATATAATATTTCAATTATAGAAAGACCCAGAGCACATATTAGAGATATTGTAGTGAAGGGTAATGAAAAAACGAAGGACTATGTGATTCTGAGAGAAATACCGTTAGAATCTGGTGAGGTATTTAGTAAGAAAAAGTTTGTTCAAGGTTATCAAAACTTAGCAAGGCTACAGTATTTTAATAATGTGGTGCCTGAGACTCCTGTTTCTGATGATGGTTTGATTGATTTGATCTTTAATGTCGAAGAAGGTCATACTTCTGATATTATACTTGGAATCGCGTTTAGTGGGGCAACTGATTTTCCCGTATCAGGTCAAGTGAAATGGCAAGATCGAAATTTTTTAGGACGTGGTCAGACTATTGGTGTTGAAGGAAATTTTAGTCCCACTTCTCAAAATCTTGATGTTAGTTTTTCAGAAAGCTGGATAGCCGGAAAAAGATGGTCAGGAGGTTTTGATTTAACCGTCGCTCACACACTGTACCAAAATGTTCCACAGGATATCATGAATCCAATTTTTGATGAAAGTAATAAAATCATTCCAGATCCTTATACTGGGGCCTATGTTTTTAAGTCTGATTATACTGACTATAACGGAGATCCTGCTAACCTTTCAAAAAATTATTCTGAAGGAGATACTTTCCCATTCCCTGTTACAGACAATGCATGGATTTCCACATACAACTTAGTTCATGATTATGATTATTACTCAGGAAATAACTCATCAGGATCAATGGAATATGATGAATATTCTGTAACAATTGGAGTACATACTGGTTACACCTGGAATTTAGGTGTAGGAAGGTTTAATTTAAGTTCTGCTATAAGTAGTGGATTATCACTAATAGATTATGATGATACTTTATATAGACCTGCTGATCCTGACATACGTAATGCAAATGGACAATGGCGATTACAAAATAAATTAATATTGGGTACTAGTTGGGACACAAGAGACTTGAATTACAATGCAACTAGTGGTTATAGAGTAGCTGAAAGATTGACTTTAACTGGTGGTTTTTTAGGTGGTGATTTTCATTACACTAAAGAACAACTGACAGGTGAATATTATAAAACTCTATGGAAATTGCCAATTTCCTCTTATGACTTCACTGGAGTTCTTAGGTTAAAATCAACAGGAACTGCTTTGATGGATCCATTTGATCCGTTTTATAATAGGGATATAGATGTCGGGATATCTTCTGTCAATAAGCTATCTATTGATGGAATGTTTACAGCAAGAGGGTGGAGTGACGTTGATGAGAACGGTACAGCATTATGGGATAATAAAGTTGAATTAAGAATCCCTATTGTGAAGAATATAATTGCTTGGGATTTTATCTTTGATGCTGTGGCTTTATTTGGGGATGACACAAAGAATTTAAGTGGAAACATCTCAAAATTGGACTCCTTAAGTGATGTTAATCTTGAAGACTTCTATTTTAGTTATGGTTTAGGACCAAGATTTGCTATTCAGAATTTTCCACTTGCATTCTACTTTGTTAAACCATTTGGTTATATTAATGATGAATGGGTTTTTGATAATGATTCCCCATGGGAGAATATGAATTTTATATTGACGTTTGGTATAGACTTATTTTAAGAAGAGGAAATAGATGAAGAAATATATAAGTTTTTTAGTTTTAATATGTTTAGTTAGTTCTTTTGCTTTTGCTGATCGCATCACAAAAGTGGGAGTTGTTGATTTATCACGCATTTATTCAGTGTATTACAAAGAGTCAAAAGCTGTTAGAGAAATAGAAGAGTTAAAAAAGACTTATCAGAATGATATTAATAGAATGAATGATGAGATTAGACAACTAACAGAAAAGAAAATGAAAGCAGAAAATGACGGAGATGATAGCACTGCTCTTAAGCTTGATAATGAAATTTTTAAAAAGAAAGAGCTTCTAAAAGAATATGCGAGTATGAGGCAAAGTCAGTTGAAGAAAAAATCAGACAGTGTTTTAGAAAGCTCGGACTTTTTAAAGGAGATATTATCACAGATTCAATATGTTTCAGAAGCTGAAGGATATTCACTTATATTACAGAAGAATGGAACAAGTTCAAATTTAGTGTGGTATTCCCCTGATGTCGATATAACAGATGCTGTACTTGATAGATTAGT from Spirochaeta cellobiosiphila DSM 17781 includes these protein-coding regions:
- a CDS encoding OmpH family outer membrane protein, whose amino-acid sequence is MKKYISFLVLICLVSSFAFADRITKVGVVDLSRIYSVYYKESKAVREIEELKKTYQNDINRMNDEIRQLTEKKMKAENDGDDSTALKLDNEIFKKKELLKEYASMRQSQLKKKSDSVLESSDFLKEILSQIQYVSEAEGYSLILQKNGTSSNLVWYSPDVDITDAVLDRLVKSKQ
- a CDS encoding MotA/TolQ/ExbB proton channel family protein, encoding MLDLIRDNWVMLLPILVLSIIGISLILERTFFYLYTNALSSKKFNIVKNLLRIGNLHQLRDTVKDQHSAIDSLILTFMSRQDSTSEVLVPILEASAMEWKNKLSKNINILLAISNISTLLGLLGTVTGMILTFYNMKNTGASDPSSLAGGISQALITTAAGLLVAIPNLFAYYGFSETLDKRLDELDILINELIAFRSN
- the bamA gene encoding outer membrane protein assembly factor BamA, which codes for MLKNKVIVVALLLIPLYLFAQEDNSNWYNGKIIKDIRFEGLKTVSKSELNGIVKPFIDQPFSDALFRDLQGRLYALEYFDGLIVPNAIPGNESRSNVIILFKVKEKPLVDKIIFDGNDKLRRSELMGAIVTKLDDMYRKSRVTLDEDAIIKAYKEKGFEKAKVSSRVETDSEKNLINLYFQIDEGIQTTIKKITFEGNRYASENTLKKLLDSKVKGFFNDGAYQDDVIAMDRQKIESYYWEKGYIDAKVVDIEKVYEDVEDENRQEVSLNFLINEGSQFTYGGTTFTGNKIFSSEKLREEITLKDGEVLNKNELESDFSKITDLYYENGYVFNTINKKEVRSGSVVSYNISIIERPRAHIRDIVVKGNEKTKDYVILREIPLESGEVFSKKKFVQGYQNLARLQYFNNVVPETPVSDDGLIDLIFNVEEGHTSDIILGIAFSGATDFPVSGQVKWQDRNFLGRGQTIGVEGNFSPTSQNLDVSFSESWIAGKRWSGGFDLTVAHTLYQNVPQDIMNPIFDESNKIIPDPYTGAYVFKSDYTDYNGDPANLSKNYSEGDTFPFPVTDNAWISTYNLVHDYDYYSGNNSSGSMEYDEYSVTIGVHTGYTWNLGVGRFNLSSAISSGLSLIDYDDTLYRPADPDIRNANGQWRLQNKLILGTSWDTRDLNYNATSGYRVAERLTLTGGFLGGDFHYTKEQLTGEYYKTLWKLPISSYDFTGVLRLKSTGTALMDPFDPFYNRDIDVGISSVNKLSIDGMFTARGWSDVDENGTALWDNKVELRIPIVKNIIAWDFIFDAVALFGDDTKNLSGNISKLDSLSDVNLEDFYFSYGLGPRFAIQNFPLAFYFVKPFGYINDEWVFDNDSPWENMNFILTFGIDLF
- a CDS encoding translocation/assembly module TamB domain-containing protein; the protein is MKNKTFNININIGTIIVIVAIILSSLCTYPLIKRIQLLFNEGKNNAILRLEDKTGYSISYESISPSIFRNFRIKSLKVVDPITKTQLLSVNSVRVYYNIFKLIARDWDGFVDEVRFENTTLNLDLNKKSENGNTNSISPLSNIKLPEGINISGKNISVNILYRAYQISLDDLFFRLEDRESNYRTQVSSNVIITNIQTQTHILDSKLRISGATGKKLTWTNWNTEIKKTKSDYFIIEDQNIYLEYFENKIHIQKTRDKLPLDLQFNYSLIDTKWSLKILSEKFRLNNIVKFIGKLDFINGYDLDNFTLDASISGNWKQKTIEYSASGSFDSYLTSLFKDSHIDLDINGSRFLTNVNSLHLSSQNGEIVYSGNLDWKNQLPDGVVHLQSVLIPGLFKRIDTSLLINSKSSNKIIITSDLINVGTTIIDSFSLDIFKIKNTLLATGSIDIPILDTASNIDFEFNINLDDLNSIMGYASVKELPISEIYKIAVPDKSFNLDYYTALSKYNYNSDIFLRINKGSFLISSLSNKINNSIDKNDNINLSFSISNNIISISDINISWFDKSIKGEIKLEKDDHKYNIRSQLNWLGELYVYTGEYHWNSSKPLTINYLNSEFINWQKDKLGNNLISINIIDFPLEFNKFFTTSSLTSSIYINDKGIEVNIDSLATTIKAPVSNVSTTLNISGRYKKGIINIENILVESEEADLKGHGLLSVTPGVFPFANGELTLQSESTTENISISLDSKISQISLNVDSLPVSRFFGSQWSGNVEATVNMTKEESLVIKGSIKAPDLIYKNDSIQLNSLFRYVSDNIEISKTNIKYRQMSLNNISGNIATSQLKGTLQGDILSKMGRDVFQGHLDLNIDTIKSETTNNRIGYIKISDILQSGQIYDDWQLNFYSENSINNIFFNGGYRNSINGSLTNLNTLNFSIDRQSPVSLDGYAFIRNGSLTTTLSNVKVELSWLNNFLNRSDFVIHNGVLTGEVNVIGSINDPDFDGHFILTDFNAQIPYIEKNLLIDTSNIKISDKELVIDNTNGRINRTNLNFLGTGLIDHWIPSSYQIKIDILDNPGIPFSFGKNYLSIDGDINGAAQMEGNFQTAVITGDITLSNSEIVLGLTDDSANNKSESTNFKAMLDMNVKVGPKVQLYAPSKRFPLIKGFLTIGNNLNFYYNQSTNEYAIQGKLAIDRGEINYLKSRSFYIKEGIITLNETNEYFDPQLEVRAETREKDNNGDSYTITLIHSGSLLNFKPRFESNPPKTEAQLMALMGLPTISENGDLITSNDDVSVLNEISASEVGADLVGDTVGIFLIRPFEAKIQDFLRLDLFTLRSEVLKKAILERDEITSVSDVLDNTRVFFGKYLSDDIFLETILNFRSLDDSKTYLEASDTIGVDLEFGLTFDTPLFQIGWNLAPEEEDRENLYLKDTVFSLEWRKSF
- a CDS encoding ExbD/TolR family protein; amino-acid sequence: MRRLSLKRKQNHDKSLPLTPLIDMVFLVMIFFIINTSFSLTPVLDIKLPKASSSKPDLTEKEISIYVRATGSIVIDDEEYNTESLLQALVDKEKEIKIYIYSDEFTSYGKVLNILDVLRSNDFVNVFLVTDKKIGNE